The genomic segment cacttacctgcttttttttaattactgtcgataaaaatttttgtgaaaaaacttgaaaatgcaATAAATGTTCTTGTAAATGTTCTTTataagttgttgttgttgttagaaattaaaaaaatagttaagcaGAATTTGCAGTCATCCACAACAATTCATGAACGATTAGAAATTATttcgatatatttttaacatttgtaaatttaatttaatactagaTTCCACTTAGGTTTTTCtacatttaacaaaacaaaaaagttagattaattttatacgAGCGTTCGAAGTTAGAAATTGGAAATTCAcccagtaattaaaaaattctcatacaacgatttttttatttacttattaatcaaaaatgtataatcgtttaaagcttataaaattttcaaaatattttgactcattttgggCAATTTACAAAACTAATCTACCGTGTTCAATTGTGAATTTAAATCAAGCCGGAAACATAACGGAGAGTGAACCGGCTCGTTTGAGCTCCCGTGCGAGAGAGAAATCGTTTCTATTTAAAAGTCGTTTTTCTCTACGTTATGTTGGATTTTGGATCAATGTTGCATccgtatattgtttaattatcaaTGAGGGCAAACTAATAATAACATCACGAACTAAATatgatataagttttatattttagaaagcTGTGTCTTTTCTTAATTCTAAGCAAAAAGGTGTATCAttctaataactattttttttatttttaaattaagcatttatataattgtacaattgTCAATTCTCTACTCTGTCACAAGTCCTGGCTTCTTTATCTATATCATGTAATCTATacttaaaggaaaaaaaaagtagattGAATAATTGCGACcacaaacatataaaatatgttatgatatcggttgtaacaaaaataattgttagggTAATGCACTAATGCCTATACGATATCGGATATATGAGTTCgtttagattataaaaaaaattgccgtCAATCaaaatcacgatttaagatttaagatactatctaatatcttaaatcgtgatcaAAATCAATATTGCTTATCATCAAGACCGTGCTTATCATTAAGACAATCTTATAATATCTGTGAAGataccatagataataataatttgtttgttgtaCGTATCTAtggatattatgttatcaatattactcATATCACAACACTGAGTATCAGTTTCAaagcttttaatttttcaatttataattttgaagttGAAGTAAATTTGAACTGTAATtgtagttttttatatttttactaaatttggtatatactataatgttgACTGCATACTAATTAACACTATCAGATTACCTcgaaattggtaaaataaaaaatatttaatcgagagtttttactttattatgtcATTTTAAGTCAttgaaagtaattaaaattatagttagatTAACATAGCTGTtagaatttaattatacaatttaagttgTTTTCTTTAcacaaagaaaaatgtaatcttGACTCTGGAAAGTCACTGCTTTttctgtactaaaataatttgatgtctattgtttatcattgtatattaGAATGAACCTAtacaaaaaatttgttttagttattaaattactagAGTTTTCAAAATGTGATTTGATAAGGCTTTTTAATGCTACACCTATATGTAAAAATTTGTGatcctatataggtaataaacataatttaaaattaattcattcatTCAATTTTGTCATGGCTTAAGTTAatgacattaatattttaattagttatctATGAATCATACTTTATATGTCATGTGTCATTATGCACgttaattatatacaacattGTTTGAAGGTTTAATAGTTTTTGTTtgaacataaaaacaataatcaacatagtattatagataattaataaaaaataatatgtaataactagaGTTTGGATTTGAAggttatataatcaataaaaaaacatttcaaatgtgaaaaaagcctaaaaaaagcatttattttatataaaaagcaattacaaaaaagttaaataaatttcagTTGATTTAATAAGTTagtattccaaaaaaaattaactaccatgtacaaaaatgataaattaacttgccgtaataaatactttttttgttgtCGGCAATAATAAATCccattaaaactaattattaaataacatcgACAAGTTTTTGTTTTCACAACTCttaacaatttgttttgttgATATGTATAGAAAACTTGacctgatattaaaaaaaaaacaaattaaaaaagagaaaaaagccAAAAATAATGTTCTCCCATTATCTTGGAAATTAAGTGAGACatattaatctaaaaattatttttctattgttatcAAAGCAAAAAGGTATTTGCCTTCAAATGCAAACcctaagtaataactatattagttatttatattaattaagttctaaacatattttgaattggttaagtatttaattttactcttattactaataaattactaggtaggtagggatataatattattcatatctaGTATTAAAGTCTCTGGAAAAATACCAGTAGAAGTGGTTTTCATTGATGCTGgcattcatttaaaattcaccaatattatcttataataccTGTATAAATACAgcttttatgataaaataattctatacattttgtaatattatcttcattttttttatttaattatgtgaCAAATAGTTGTcagttacaatattttgattgcAATCTTTTTGTTGCAGATTTTACAATTCAACCAACTGTTATGAATAATGATTCTGGTATAATTAGCTTTCAACATTGTAATCATAAGAACATATACTGTATAAACATTCCAGCTAATTGTCCTAtttgcaaaatatgtttaaacaatTTGCAGAGCATTCCAGTCaggtaaactattaaaaaaattttcatttttcacattcaagtatttttaatttcgattaaatctaaatttataaatttaaaacctgTTTAAGCTTGACCAAGTCTTGTTATatagtgtaattttatattataaccctCAATATCctcttataaacttataaatataatattaagttagttataatgatttgaactgaataataattctaGGAAACACTAGGATACACtgcttaaaataacaatttaggttttaaattaaatcttgaGCTTAAATgtactataattatacttttattttaagagtTATACAGTCGTAATATGACAGAATACAATAAAACTaagtcttataaaaaataactacaatatttatgttacataggtacctataattagtataatataaatgctaaAAATAATGCTTAAAATGTTAGAGTGGAAGCAATCAATAGGTTTTATAATTTGCCTAAcactttattaattaaatttgtttatgttaACTCAAAATCTGTGATAATTCTTAATTAGAGTTccaagaatttttaattttaaattattcagttttaaataattgtacactatacagtatttataaatattgatatcaagccattaaatgtattaactaaGGGAACAAACATCTCCTCTTCTCTGAATTTATCAGTCCtatgaaaaatgattaatattaaagaatattagagatgatataaatataaaagatttttcaaaatttatctgtTTTCATGAGGACATATAttagtggaaaaatattttgagatattACATGCTCTAATACTTTAATTGATTATactattttagataaaattattttgggagAGAGTTTATGGTGGTTGGATGTGTAAGACTATAGATCAGTGAGTTTAAGATAGTAAactaacaacttataagaatgTACAGTATACGCCGCTTTTTGGACTTACTTTGGGACCATACACCTGAGTATATGGGCCTAAGTCCATTATAACCAATTTAGTCCACATTGGGCACATTCTGAATTTCTACGGCTTAAAATTTTGGAAGCATGATaatgttgacatttttattatggttggattttataatttcagtaaTATGAATTAGAACAATTGAGTGCAACAGAGTATTAAAACAAGTATGGtacctaatgaaaataatttttgtactaTAGTGGTAGGTTAAGTGATAGGTACTATTCAAATtaggtatagaaaaatattcagTTACTTGTATATAATTGAATGATAATTACAGTTGGaataagtaaacaaaaaaaacttaaaaagtaccTACAGATTTGATCATGATGGGGTGGCACCATGGGAGGTATAAAAAATGTCTAGGCCTtgcccaaaaataatattcgatacTGGTTTATTATGGCCCCGCCAGGGCGAGTGAAAACTTTATAGCCCCGCCACTCATGTTTGTTATCTCTCCGCcatccataataataaatacattgtataaatataaaataatagtttaaataaattgatataatagttaaaaaaaataaaaataaaaaatacattgtataaatataaaataatgacataatgttaaaaaatgttaataaaatgataaaggCTTTCTGTAATTCCCAAAATTCTGCTACATCTTTTAAAACTGTTTCAAACGGATCactattatttagttttgatcGCCACATAAATTCCGCCATGTATGAGTCTAAAAAATGTCTATCTGTTTttagtgtatttattatttatataaatattttctatcctCCCTCCATTTAATGGcgtattaacataataacatttagCATAAATAAGTTTTTGGGCTAgctacacaataaaaatatttctgactGTTTTTTCGTAACGTTTTAGTTGTCATGGTTAGCTTATTAAGAAGACATTAAGAGAGCTAATTATACAGCTTATTTAGAAGAcatcgtgaaaaaaaaatattatattatattaaattttatttttatataataaaagcatTATGATTCATGATTTTTCTTGTAGAAGAAACGCTTAAGTAGCGtgctatggttttttttttatttatcataattttataacaaaatatagtttttaaaagaatGAATTTATGAGAttctaaaataggtacctagtagtgtacagttttattttaaatttgaaaatgactaaaataatcttaatatgtAATCTTTGGTAGTTTAGTTTACTGTACAAATCTGTGTCAATGAGAATCAATTTTCTaaaacaagtttaaaataaatactttttaaaatatatacattttttttattttaagagttCCTTATCCTTTTGTAAGAGCATCTCAGCAATCATGTTCTGTTATTGTGAAACCAACTCAAGGGGATTTTTTAAAgtgagtttattttatattatagttgtttaatttattaagaataatttaatttgacatattctaatattcataattcaaaaaaaatcttatctTACAATTTTACTAGTAATTACCAACTAATGGATGATTTACATATTGGAGTGACAACATCAAGAGGTACTGTTATATCATATGATTGGAATGGAGTCAGTGAGGATACAGACAATTGGCAAGAATGTTTAGTTGTGTTTCAACTAAATGACCATTGTATGGAAACACAGTGGGATactatattaacaaatatagtaaaaaatgagTTTTGGGACAGTGCTAGGTTTGTTGAATCAAggttacaaataatttaaatgatcgTTAGTTAAAATCAGGTACATGGTGTGGGAGCCCCTTCCCATGGGGtctaacaatttttatacataaacaagataaaaaattaagtagtaGAGTTAAATTTGCACAGTaggtaaaatgtttaacaataatatttgtagtcAATATAATTAAGTGTTTAAGctggttaaattttttaatatagtaaatgtTACAATTTAAGTGAATTTGTTAATGCGATTAATCTGttcttttttcttattaaaagaACACTATACaagcatttgttgtctccatccTACAAATGCGCAGGTAACTGCAAATGTCACTCATGTTTAGCATTGTTGGTTTAGACATTCGAGTGAATCAACTTATTATGAAGCTTaatagtaagaacattatctgtgtttgtatgtggagcataaattaaaaattcccataactcacttaaaaactgaattgtTGTAAAAAACCCACATTCAAACACAGACAATGTTTTTaccgtaaattaataaattttaataattggtcgattcattctaatttttgaTCTAATAAACCTAAACGTAGATAACACTGAGcgtaaatttattatgtttggtAATATTTGGTGGTATTATGTGTACCATTGTACCAGGaagttattttaatgataaacaaAAAGAATCAATCACCGAACTTAcaaagaaaatgtaatatatatacataaatatacaagtAAAAGGGTCCAGTtggctaaaataatataaaaatataaaaatgggtTTTCAATTAGCCTAACCGATTTTACAGTTTTTGGtggtattttgaatttgatatgAAAAGTAGTGGGGAAGGTAACTTTGAACATTAATGCTTCCacttgaaaaattgtttttttcgaaAGATTgttgcaattttaaaattcataacatttaaatattattttgcaaattattatgtCGTACTTAAAAATGCACAAAATTTTGAATGTAAATATTCTAGACTTAACAATTGAATACATGAAtcctaaaaatttgtttttactaaaattaatttaagcatacattttttgagcgtttgaaatttaaatgttgacaacatttggtaggaaaacatttttatcaaactttATTATAcccattttattgttaatttgttgtaattctaataatatttagacttcAGACGTTCATATGAAATGGAGTGGAATttcacaaactttttttttttaattcctattAAAAACTACTTATGAAGAATTTTctttacaccataatattttaaaaatttgttttgagctctttatggacattcattagattctgaatggagcgatgaatatattgattttacaatgtgttttttttgtgttctatCAAaaccgtttggggcagtaaaactgctttgattttcttcaacagtatcttttgtgataagaaagtaaatctagttggtactttgggggtcaatagtaaaaaattcccaaaagttttcaaaagtgccgggaAAAACTGGAACTTTTATGACAagatcgattttggtttttgttgtaactctaaaacaaattaccgtatatgtatacatgaagttttttatatttgcattttctatacactgtaaacttttcaaaaaattttgatttgtattaaagCTTAAACTGTTTttggatattttcaatttccaattttattcgtttttttctatggatgtcaataaaattgtatatgttcggtcaaaaagcttgaaaatataatacaaggctcctaatatattattaaaatggcagtggaataatattaaatatacatagtgCCAATTTtcaagttcgaattttgacaaaatacgtaaaaatcacgaaaatgttcaaattatctatgtttggttaaacatttatataaaaaggtaatacaagattcctcgtacgtttgtctatctttatcaaaaaaaaatgtctacctgaaagttatattacatttttatgagcgtttgaagttaacatttttacaaaattggatattctCTCGATTtgtcatgtagcgattttcttattttgttgtaattcaaaaacgaataacaacTGTGGCTACTTGAAATCAAtaccataaatttattttatcattttctatactttataaaattttcaaaatattttgacttgtatcaagttaatttcaatttttcagttttgttttctgttaatatcaataaaattgtattcattgagtcaaaatgctttaaaatttaatataaggctatAGGGTTGCCACCACTCCGGGTTTTATCCGAACAATCTAGTTAAACACCTGGAGTTAGGTGACCGGAGCCGGTAGGTTTATTATGTTACTTTAACAGGCAAGTTACAATATACTCATTAGCCTATAGTGTTTACTTGAAGAAAATTGCAAAACAACTTAATATAGCTTATTCTTAAAAGATAATTcataaagataattttattatggtttctgcaatttttttttgtaccatcGTTCTGAACTCGTTGAAATaggtttcgaaaaaaaaaaatgctgggTAGATAAAGTGAATTTGTTCCATAGTTTACCAATAagcaacaaaaaattattttcaatttctataaatgtttttgttgaACGCGTGTTTTCTTTGATCTGAAATTCGtggtgtaatgaaaaaaaaatgtttacggtTTTTTCCAAacactttaaaattttgatcTACTGAAtgcaccaattagattcactttcccaccagaAAAGAAACTGAAGTGTAAATAGAAGTAATATTTCAACTACTAATCGTGTACACCGACGAACAAAAAAACTCCCACaccattgtaaattcaatacatagataatattcttatcttAAAATATGGCAATAGGTTAATCCACTCTAATATTCTAAATAACTGAATAAAACGGATTCTTTTTATCGTAATATGTAGTTATTGTTTGCGTATTAGTACGACTTCCCCTGATCGTAATAAGAGCTAAGACACTTATATTTACATGTGTACATGTGCACTCATGagttataggtaattaataatcacATTTTTCTAGTGGCTTGAACTGGTGGTGagaggtaatatattttataatataatttgattttaaatgctATCTTTGATATTCGAACATTAATcaacatgttttttatttatttttttacagtaggtattttatttacttttattttatctaatgctAATTTCAATTTTCCACTATCActacacaaaattataaaaacaatataaaaaaatccaagagtgttttatgcattttttttatttatatattacgtatttcATGGTTTACACCTTAAAGTggtcttgtttttttttacctaatagaTACAATGAAGAGGATCACAATTGTTTTTCGTTCATAATGGCTTTCATAAAACAGTTCAACGTCTTCAAATTACCGGTGCATCATGTTGAAACGAGAGAAGACTTTGCTGAATTGTACGTAGCTCCAACCAcgttaaaagcttataaatacatttatttatacagaCAAATAACTGAAACTGGTTTCTATATTTACAGTCAACCTtcgaatgaaatattatgtacataatacaattattaattaatataattactatacatattagatcaagtttttctatttaatgcatcatattcatatattatttatcaaagtggcttaaaaataatcgaataacggatatattttattaaaatatcactcGACGCCCGAcgatataatagttataaaaatctTGAGTGCAAATCAGTAACGATTTTTAAGGAGCTCAATATAGGCAATATTGTTCAAATTGTAAGAGGTGATGCAGTATAGTTATCTAGGTGCTGTTAACAACGGTTGCGTTATCACAATATTTGTCAAAAACGAGTACATttgttataagttttaattttataatctgagtgtagtgaaaaatgtattgtcatTGACATTTGTCAGTGTCAGCATGTCGCTGATATTTTAACGCGTTTACTCCCATGATTCAAGCGGAGAGCAAAGCGACCCAAGAGAAGTTTTCacttcaaaaactaataaattataatatatgcattttattgtacctataaatagctcaaaaaagtctcaatattttgaaaatgtgataCACAGAAATCCCTAATaaaaaacattcagtgaaaaattCATCTATATTCTGTAAGAATCTCAGTTTTcctgacgcttttgaaaactattgagaagtTACCtttacttttgatttttgaaaaaatagtttttatttttttagttgaacttgaaacttgaaatgttcaccaaatattatattatattatgttagcatTTCCATATATggtaacattttcgaaatattttgactcttgagctatttatagcctTCAGGAATTTAAAACTAACTTAACTtctaacttattaactcgttaatgcacAGTTTTGATtacaagtaatttaatttaaatactacagTTATGTTTATAGCACAAGATTTAAGTTCTTAACTAGGTAATTTAGTTAACAATGTTAAGTGCTTTTTTGTAAATTAGGTATAGcaaattctatttaaataatttcaccaAAACAGTAAAGAATTATTTCTTgtagacaataaaataaaaataaataaataaaaattaagttaatgtagtaatttgtaatttgatatttttaactaactttttatttttaagtattatattttttttaacgttgaagattattaattaatattatgttaattatgacttttttatcataatatagtatagtatagtaaccCGTTGCAACTTAGGCCATTTGGTGGTTTTTCAACTGTAGGTTtggtaaacacgtgtgttttatttttgcaGAATTTCAAATTGGCCCCCGTAGGTTTATGGCATGCCCGGTCAGAGGATGACGGCCTCTCTCTCTAAATCAGGGGTGGCAAATAGAATTTGGTCAACGTGACAATGAttatcacaaaattaaaaaaaaaaaatagagtctAGACAGTTTCCTGCCCAGAGAGAGGAGCCACCCGTAGTCGAGATTCGAACCGGGGACTTCTTCTGAATGCGATTTGTTATGTTGCATGTATGCTAGAGAGATAGTGGAAACATATACTCTTGTATGCTATTTGGCTATagctaatgaaaataataccatatatattatacatacctaataaatatatgatattatcttaaatataaatattatggtacGACTGTTGTGTATTTGTGATCTTACACTCAAACAGCTGTAACAATTGAAATGGAATTCCAAAAGGTAAGTTTCTTTACTAAAATGTGTCGGTACTGATCAATAGGTATTCCATTTTCCgggttttaattttcatatagcataaatattttacttttgttaccaacatttaaaaaaattaagcactcctataataatgcataaaacttgatttataattctataatcaTCACATTGCACATTTTGTCTGatacaaaaatagtataatcAGTAATTTAAGATTTCTAAGAAACTACCAGCCTAATTGTCTAGtgatactaaaataatagtGGGGGACTGCGGTCTACGATTATTGCATGTTTTAGTTTACCATTAACTATTAAGAGATGTATGctgatataatgttatttcttttataactgGGCCTTTAAATTGCCTATTACTTAAAATCACTGAGGCCGATTTTTATGCCAGTCTGCCTcagattataaatacaatttatatacagtaCTTATTTATTACGTATCAGAACGAATATTATTCAGAAaaacttatatacaatatattattttaaattgtgtagcTCAAAAGTTTCAAAACTAGGTGGCTCACGACTGTATGCTATCACAGCTAAATGGATCACCACGGGGGTGCCTGGCCACCCCTCTGCCCAACTTACATCCACCACTGAACGCGGTCTTCAATAAGTTTTGGTTTAATGCTttgtattgtacaatataaaataaaaacgtatggACTATTTTATGTGACACTCGCttttattttacacttataGTCATAAAAAAACCGGTCCCCGCAGTGGATACTAAATTATGGTTGAAATATTGAAAGAATGGCGTTCCAAAAACTTCAACCAatcatatagtataaatattatcttatcatATTTGTGCTCTTCGGCCATTGTCCATCAACGGATAGACACGTACACGTCTATGCAGTTGCGTCATTTATTTTCATGACGAAAGTTTTGATCAGCTCATATAgctgaaccaaaaaaaaacaaattgctaTTTTCTCACAAGCTTGTTAGATTTTTAGCTTGATACAAATCTCATCTTACAGAATTTTATATGCGTTTGAGgcaaaataatcataattttatagcaAAAATGACCCAGagaatctaaataattatggtgccgtagttttatattttttttgagggactgaacaaattaaattataatattatgaaacacaattattaaaacgtaattaaaaaatcgaaaatgtctaaataggtaggtaactgctattataaagtttttttttcgaaatcatGGATAAATTTAAgtgtgttcattttttttagaatttctatAGTATTAGAGTATATATTTGAACtaaaaaaactagaaatataattattatcgtgacATTAGTTTTCTAGtgcttaaacaatattatgtttcttcGAAAATAGAAAAATCATAGTCATGTTCTTTCATCACCAAATGTCCCAACAATTGGACTGCTTTTACGACGCTCACCTTGCTcccctcaaatgacgccactgcgtCTATGtaaggtttaatattataattatttttgtgttgtaGTAGGTAAAGGTgtactaatataatagatagtaggtaataaaaaaagtgattaattaaaaactttaaattgatttttttttctcacaatTATACactagtaattaattaatagagAACTTTGTCAAAAGTgtaatcataacattattatcataattatgacattttaatCTAGTAATTTGTGTACATGTTTTATAGATACACGtatgtaaatataggtaatatatatatatataaattgtacaacagaattttttttcaaacatttcgtTTACAGTGAgtcgtgttaaaaaaaaataaaaaaaaaaaataaaaaaaatatataggtaggtaatattaataataatgagaaGTGCGCGGGGCGATGTTGCGGGAATGATGACTGCAGTGCGAGGGGGTGTAGGGATTGAGGGTTAATGGATCTTCCACGTTGCCCTCGTCATTAAGCTTTGGGTTTTTCCGTGGACGTGGTGGTGGTGCTGTCGGCGCCGCCATCAGATGATTCTGGGTTCTCGACCACTGTAACCTCTGGATATTCGAGCTTAACGCCGGGCTCGCAGTCGAATACGGGACAGCATTCCGGGAAGCTAGCTGTCTTGTTGGTCTTTTCGGACAGCTTGCACTTGGGGTTGGACTTGGGGTATGGACCACAGTCCTCGACCAGCTCCAGAAGTCGGTCAGTGCCTTCGCCTTGCACGCAAGTAGAACGTCCGCAGAACGGCGATAGCTCCCATGTGTGTCCTGGCTCCACGGTGGCACATTTGGTCGAGGCGAAACATAGTCCGGGGAAATCTGTGAGGGCAGATACAAGTTGTTGtcacattattatatcatttcatatttgtgtataggtatttttaaaatttttcaattttgatatccAATATTCTAGTTGTCAGTCTGCCTAAACTTCGTTTTTTTATCCCCATAAAagtgttaaatacttaaaagttataacctattatatagtGATCAAATGtttacgagtataataatataattatacgacataatattataatttataataaatgtatagctatatattttactttttctatctttttaaaaattccaatctGCGTAACAGtgattactatatattttgcaCTTTATGTAGATAacattgtgtaaaataaatgcgagaaatgaaattaaaatttcaaataaaaaacttaacgTCCTAACTGTTTTGGTCCATGCAACAACAGATAGATTTAAATGGTTCAATGGTATTTAATAAGAACTTAGGAGTACCTGTCTAA from the Acyrthosiphon pisum isolate AL4f chromosome X, pea_aphid_22Mar2018_4r6ur, whole genome shotgun sequence genome contains:
- the LOC100165345 gene encoding uncharacterized protein LOC100165345 gives rise to the protein MNNDSGIISFQHCNHKNIYCINIPANCPICKICLNNLQSIPVRVPYPFVRASQQSCSVIVKPTQGDFLNNYQLMDDLHIGVTTSRGTVISYDWNGVSEDTDNWQECLVVFQLNDHCMETQWDTILTNIVKNEFWDSARYNEEDHNCFSFIMAFIKQFNVFKLPVHHVETREDFAELYVAPTTLKAYKYIYLYRQITETGFYIYSQPSNEILCT
- the LOC100167365 gene encoding uncharacterized protein LOC100167365 precursor; translated protein: MDYRLSVLAVVLGVAAIVLSADEKSSTPAPEAEGSIRIYRRLIPADVLRDFPGLCFASTKCATVEPGHTWELSPFCGRSTCVQGEGTDRLLELVEDCGPYPKSNPKCKLSEKTNKTASFPECCPVFDCEPGVKLEYPEVTVVENPESSDGGADSTTTTSTEKPKA